The genomic segment CGCCGGAGGACGCCTCGGCGGTGGTCAGCTCGCCGACGGTGCGTCCCTGTCGCATGACCGTGACCCGGTCGGCGACGCGGAAGACGTGTTCGAGGTTGTGCGAGATCATCAGCACCGCGATGTCCTGCTGCTTGAGCGCGGTGATGATCTCCAGGACGTGCCCGGACTCGGTGACGCCGAGCGCCGCGGTCGGCTCGTCGAGCATCACGATGTTGCGGCCCCACATGGTGGCCCGAGCGACGGCGAGCGCCTGGCGCTGTCCGCCGGACATCGAGGACACGTGCGAGGACAGCGAGGGCAGCCGGGCGCCGATGCGGTCGACGGCCTTCTGCGTCCGCTCCGCCATCGCGCGGCGGTCCACCAGGCGCAGCAGCCGGGACATCGGGCCGCGGCCCAGCGGTTCCCGGCCCAGGAAGACGTTCTCCGCCGCGCTCATCGAGTCGATCAGCGACAGGTCCTGGTAGACGGTCTCGATGCCGGCGTCGAGCGCGTCGGCGGGGCCGGCGAAGCGGCGGGGCGCGCCGTCGACCAGGATCTCGCCGCGATCCGGCGTGACCACGCCGGCGAGCGTCTTCACCAGCGTCGACTTGCCGGCGCCGTTGTCGCCCATCAGCGCCATGACCTCACCCCGTCGCAAGGTCAGTGACGCGTCGCGCAGGGCCCGTACGGCGCCGAAGCTGCGGGCGATGCCGCGCGCCTGCAGGACCGGTGTGGTGGTGGGGGGTGGGACGTCGTCCCGGCGGCGCTCGACGTCCCCGGGACGAGGGACTGCCGCTGCCTGCTCTGTCATGGCGAGAGAGTCAAGCAATGTATGCAATCACTGTCAAGGATTCGCGGCGAGCCAATGGTTCCGGTGCTCGCCGCCGGGTCTCATTCGACCCGACGTGTCGAGAAAATCGGGAAAACCACGAGGTGGCGACGCCGGTCGTGGCGTGTGCCGACGGCTCGAGTGGACGACGAGGGCATCTTGACCGCTCCGATCTGCGCCCCTATGTTGTGTACATTCTCGGGCCGATGGTGGCCGCGATCACATACCGCGCACTGCCGCGACGGGCGGCCGGCGCGGTGACCGGCCGCGCCCGTCCACCGCTCGTCACGCTCCCGTCGACAGGAGAACGGAGTTGACATGATCAATGGGATGGTCGTGGTGGACGGTGTCGTCCACGGGTACGACTTCCGGCCCGCGAACCGGGCGCCGCACTGCTCCCAGGCCGCGTACGACGGCATGGTGAACGCGCTGTACCGCATCGGCCACACCTCGGTCGAGTCGCCGGCGCCCGGCTACCTGATGACGCGGGACGAGTTCACCGCCGGCTGGACCGCCGAGGAGCTGGCGGACATCGTGTTCGTGGAGAGCGCCGTCGACGTGATGATCTACCACGGCGTGGAGATCGACGGCTTCTTCGACGGCGGCGCCTCGCCGTACGAGCTGGGCCGCGAGCTGAAGCGGCGGTACCCGGACCGGGTGCTGCTGTTCGCGCCGGTGGACCCGCTGCGCGGCCCCGCCGAGCTGGACCTGATGCAGCAGCGCGCCGAAGAGGACGACATCGACGGGTTCAAGTTCTATCCGACCAACGGGCTGATCGACCCGGAGGTGAACTCCTCGAAGCTGATGCTGCTGGACGACCGCGAGCTGGCGTTCCCCTACCTGCAGAAGGCGCTCGACCTCGGCGTCCGGCACATCGGCGCGCACAAGGCGGTGCCGGCCGGAGCCGGTCCGCGGGTGCTCAACCACGTCGACGACGTGACCTGCGCGGCGATCGCCTTCCCGGACCTGACGTTCGAGGTGGTGCACAGCGGCTGGGCGTTCCTGGAGGACTGCGCGCTGCAACTGCGGACGCACCCGAACATCTGGGCGACCATCGAGTCGGTGTCGAACATGATCGTGCGCAAGCCGCGCCGGTTCGCCGAGATCGTCGGCATGCTCATGATGCACGGCGGCACGGATCGCATCATGTTCGCCACCGGCGTGCCGTCCGCGCACCCGCAGCCGATCATCGAGGCGCTGACGACGTTCGAGATGCCCCGGGACCTGGTCGAGGGGTGGGGCTTCCCCGAGTTCACCCCGGACGTGCTCGCCAAGCTGATGGGCGGCAACGCGCTGCGCCTGCACGGCCTGGACGAGAGCGCGGTGCGCGCGGCGGTGGCGGGTGACGACCTCGCCCGGCGCCGCGAGGACTACCTCGCGCACGCGCCCCGCCCGTGGGCACTCCACCGGGAACGGCTGGCGGCATGAGCGGCGCGGACCCGGTCGCCGCCGACCTGCGGTCACGCCTGCTGACCGCGTGCAACACCGTGTACGACCCCTGCGGGCTGGGCGTCGGCCGGCGGGTGGGCATCGTCGACATGGGGCTGGTACGCGACGTGCGGGCGTACCGCGAGCCGGACGGCCGGCTGCGGGTGACACTCGACCTGATCACCACCGGTCCGTTCTGCATGTACACGCCGTTCTTCGAGCAGAGCGTGCGCCGGGAGATCGGACGGGTGGCGCCGGAGGTCGACGACGTCGAGGTCGAGTGGGGCGACAGCACCGACTGGTCCGAGGCGCTGATGACCGAGCACGGCCGCGCGATCCTGCGCATCGGGCGTTCCGCAGCACCCGTCCGCTGACGCGTACCCCGAGAGCTTCACGTCGGAAAAATACAATTTCTCCGCCCGGTCGGGGCGAGCGCGCCTCCCTCGCGGGCTGGCGAAACGCCCGCCAACAGGGCTTATGTTTCGGCATTGTGAACTATTGACTGTCGATGTTGATCGTGTTGGACTGCGATTGCATGCAACCCGAAGCGCCCGTCACGCGCCGGGTTTGTTTTCGCCCCTCCCTGCGCCGACTCATCGACGTGCTTCTTTTCGACGCCTGCCACCCACCGAGGGAGTAGCACCGTGACACACACTTTCGGAGCCCGCCGGCTCCGCGCCGCCGCCGCCGCGTTCGGGGTGGCCGCCCTTCTGCTCACCACCGCCGCCTGCGGATCGGGTGAGGACAGCGCGGCCTCCGACACGCCCGCCGCGGTCAACGACGAGTACACCGAGATGGCCCGCAAGCTGATCGCCGCCGGCACCGGCGGGATGCTCTACTTCGAGGGCAAGGAAGCCGACATCACCCTCGACAAGATCAAAATCTACGAGGAATGGTCCGGGCCGACGACCTCGGTGAAGCCGCCGGCGAACGGCAAGCTCAACATCATCGTCTGCAAGATCGGCACCTCCTGCGAGGAGGTCGGCAAGCGGGCCACCGCCATCGCCGAGAAGCTCGGCTGGAGCGCCGAGATCCTGGACGGCCAGGGCACCCCGGAGGGCTACCAGAAGGCACTGGCCACCGCCGCCGCCAACAAGCCTACCGCCGTCATCACCGTCGCCATCCCGGAGAACCAGGTCGCCGACGGCATCGCCGAGCTGCAGAAGGCGAAGATCCCGGTGGTGGGCGTCTCCGCCGTCGCCGAGGGCGGCGCGGTCGGCTACGACGCGCACGTGTCCAGCCGGGAGACGTTCCAGGCGGTGCTGGCCACGGCGAAGGCCGTCGCCGACTCCAACGGCAAGGCCAAGGTCGTCTTCCTCTGGGACGTCGGCTACCCGCACCTGGTCGAGGCGCTCAACGCCAGCAAGCGCGTGCTCGCCGGCTGCACCGGCTGCGAGCTGCTGGAGGTCCGCGAGCGCACGCTGGCGCAGGCGGTCGACCCGATCGAGATGCAGAACATCACCACCTCGCTGATCCAGAAGCACGGCGACAACCTGCAGTACATCCTCACGCCGTACGGCAACGGCGTGGAGTCCGTCATCGCCGCCATCCGGGCCGCCGGGCGCAACGACATCAAGGTGCTGTCCAAGAACGCCGAGCCGGAGCGGCTGGGCAGCGTGGCCGCCGGTGACCAGCTCGCCGACTTCGGCGCCATCCGCGGCTGGAACGCCTACGCCGCCATCGACCAGGTCGGCCGGCTCGCCGCCGGTCAGCCCGCGCTGCCCGACGCCGAGCAGGGCATCCCGGCCACCGTCTTCGACAAGTCGAACGCGCCCAAGGACGGCGCTGTCGACTGGAACAGCTACGTGAACTACGCCGAGCGCTACGAGAAGATGTGGAGCGAGGCCCGATGAGTGCCGCCCCGGTGCTGGAGGCGGTGGGCGTCAGCAAGTCCTACGGCCGGGTACGCGCCGTCACCGACGTCTCCTTCGACGTACGCCCGGGCGAGATCCTGGGCGTCGTCGGGGACAACGGCGCCGGCAAGTCCACGCTGATGAGCATGGTCAGCGGCGCGCTGGCGCCGGACTCCGGCCGCCTGCGGGTGGCCGGCCGGGACCTGACGCCGCACACCATCGGCGCGGCCCGTACCGCCGGAATCGAGATGATCTACCAGGACCTCGGGCTCTCCGACAACCTGAGCATCGTCGAGAACGTCTTCCTCGGCCGCGAGTGGACCGGCGGCGTACGCGGCCTGCCGGTGCTGCGCAAGCGGGCGATGCGCGAGCGCACCCGGGCGGTGCTGGAGGAGCTCGGCATCGACCTGCACGACATGAACGTGCTGGTCGAAGGGCTCTCCGGCGGGCAGCGGCAGATGGTCGCCATCGCCCGCGCGCTGGTCACCGAGAACGAGCCGCGCGTCATGGTGATGGACGAGCCGACGGCCG from the Micromonospora sp. WMMA1947 genome contains:
- a CDS encoding ATP-binding cassette domain-containing protein translates to MTEQAAAVPRPGDVERRRDDVPPPTTTPVLQARGIARSFGAVRALRDASLTLRRGEVMALMGDNGAGKSTLVKTLAGVVTPDRGEILVDGAPRRFAGPADALDAGIETVYQDLSLIDSMSAAENVFLGREPLGRGPMSRLLRLVDRRAMAERTQKAVDRIGARLPSLSSHVSSMSGGQRQALAVARATMWGRNIVMLDEPTAALGVTESGHVLEIITALKQQDIAVLMISHNLEHVFRVADRVTVMRQGRTVGELTTAEASSGDIVALITGAAPATPVTES
- a CDS encoding amidohydrolase family protein, translating into MINGMVVVDGVVHGYDFRPANRAPHCSQAAYDGMVNALYRIGHTSVESPAPGYLMTRDEFTAGWTAEELADIVFVESAVDVMIYHGVEIDGFFDGGASPYELGRELKRRYPDRVLLFAPVDPLRGPAELDLMQQRAEEDDIDGFKFYPTNGLIDPEVNSSKLMLLDDRELAFPYLQKALDLGVRHIGAHKAVPAGAGPRVLNHVDDVTCAAIAFPDLTFEVVHSGWAFLEDCALQLRTHPNIWATIESVSNMIVRKPRRFAEIVGMLMMHGGTDRIMFATGVPSAHPQPIIEALTTFEMPRDLVEGWGFPEFTPDVLAKLMGGNALRLHGLDESAVRAAVAGDDLARRREDYLAHAPRPWALHRERLAA
- a CDS encoding iron-sulfur cluster assembly protein gives rise to the protein MSGADPVAADLRSRLLTACNTVYDPCGLGVGRRVGIVDMGLVRDVRAYREPDGRLRVTLDLITTGPFCMYTPFFEQSVRREIGRVAPEVDDVEVEWGDSTDWSEALMTEHGRAILRIGRSAAPVR
- a CDS encoding substrate-binding domain-containing protein; the protein is MTHTFGARRLRAAAAAFGVAALLLTTAACGSGEDSAASDTPAAVNDEYTEMARKLIAAGTGGMLYFEGKEADITLDKIKIYEEWSGPTTSVKPPANGKLNIIVCKIGTSCEEVGKRATAIAEKLGWSAEILDGQGTPEGYQKALATAAANKPTAVITVAIPENQVADGIAELQKAKIPVVGVSAVAEGGAVGYDAHVSSRETFQAVLATAKAVADSNGKAKVVFLWDVGYPHLVEALNASKRVLAGCTGCELLEVRERTLAQAVDPIEMQNITTSLIQKHGDNLQYILTPYGNGVESVIAAIRAAGRNDIKVLSKNAEPERLGSVAAGDQLADFGAIRGWNAYAAIDQVGRLAAGQPALPDAEQGIPATVFDKSNAPKDGAVDWNSYVNYAERYEKMWSEAR
- a CDS encoding ATP-binding cassette domain-containing protein — translated: MSAAPVLEAVGVSKSYGRVRAVTDVSFDVRPGEILGVVGDNGAGKSTLMSMVSGALAPDSGRLRVAGRDLTPHTIGAARTAGIEMIYQDLGLSDNLSIVENVFLGREWTGGVRGLPVLRKRAMRERTRAVLEELGIDLHDMNVLVEGLSGGQRQMVAIARALVTENEPRVMVMDEPTAALGTTESDGVNALIRRLRDRGYAVIVISHRIPEILSMADRLLVMKGGRNVYHGPTEGLDVERCVQLIVAGTLATAGEAVR